In Onychostoma macrolepis isolate SWU-2019 chromosome 06, ASM1243209v1, whole genome shotgun sequence, one DNA window encodes the following:
- the cxcr4a gene encoding C-X-C chemokine receptor type 4a — MAYYEHIVFEDDLSSDNSSDFGSGDIGANFEVPCDVEVSHDFQRIFLPTVYGIIFVLGLIGNGLVVLVMGCQKKSRTMTDKYRLHLSVADLLFVLTLPFWAVDAAKDWYFGGFMCVAVHMIYTVNLYSSVLILAFISLDRYLAVVRATNSQGPRKLLANRIIYVGVWLPAALLTVPDLVFAKAESSSIRTFCERIYPQESFTTWVVTFRFQHILVGFVLPGLVILICYCIIISRLSRGSKGTQKRKALKTTVVLIVCFFVCWLPYCGGILLDTLMMLDVIPHSCELEQGLQKWIFVTEALAYFHCCLNPILYAFLGVKFKKSARSALSPSRGSSLKILPKKRGGMSSVSTESESSSFHSS; from the exons ATGGCATATTACGAA CACATCGTCTTTGAAGATGATTTATCATCTGATAACAGCTCAGATTTCGGCTCGGGAGACATTGGAGCCAACTTTGAGGTTCCGTGCGATGTGGAGGTCAGTCACGACTTCCAGAGGATCTTTCTTCCGACCGTGTACGGAATCATATTTGTTTTGGGTCTCATCGGGAACGGACTGGTTGTGCTGGTAATGGGCTGCCAGAAGAAATCCAGAACCATGACGGACAAGTACCGCCTGCACCTTTCAGTGGCGGACCTTCTGTTTGTGCTCACCCTGCCGTTCTGGGCCGTGGACGCGGCCAAAGACTGGTACTTCGGAGGCTTCATGTGTGTGGCCGTGCATATGATTTACACGGTGAATTTATACAGCAGCGTCCTCATCCTCGCCTTCATCAGCCTGGACCGCTACCTCGCCGTGGTGCGCGCCACGAACAGCCAAGGTCCGAGGAAACTTCTGGCCAATCGCATCATTTACGTGGGCGTGTGGCTCCCCGCCGCCCTCCTCACCGTTCCAGACCTGGTGTTTGCCAAAGCGGAGAGCAGCTCTATCCGCACCTTCTGCGAGCGCATCTACCCACAGGAGTCTTTCACAACCTGGGTGGTCACTTTCCGTTTCCAGCACATCCTAGTGGGCTTCGTGCTACCGGGGCTCGTGATTCTCATCTGCTACTGCATCATCATCTCCAGGCTGTCGCGCGGCTCCAAGGGCACGCAGAAGCGCAAGGCGCTCAAGACCACCGTGGTTCTGATCGTGTGCTTCTTCGTCTGCTGGTTGCCGTATTGCGGAGGGATCCTGCTGGACACGCTGATGATGCTGGACGTGATTCCTCACAGCTGCGAGCTCGAGCAGGGTCTGCAGAAGTGGATCTTCGTGACGGAGGCTCTCGCGTACTTTCACTGCTGCCTCAACCCCATCCTTTACGCGTTTCTGGGGGTGAAGTTCAAGAAGTCCGCCCGCAGCGCTCTATCTCCCAGCCGGGGGTCCAGTCTGAAAATTCTGCCGAAGAAGAGAGGAGGGATGTCATCCGTATCCACAGAATCCGAGTCTTCTAGCTTTCACTCTAGTTAA